The Effusibacillus pohliae DSM 22757 genomic interval CGTCCGCCACCCCCGCTTCCCGGGCAATGCGGGAAATCGGGGCGTTGTGGTAGCCGAATTGGCCGATCACGTTGATGGCGGCGGTCAGGATGGCATCGTATTTTTCCGGGTTCTTCTTCTGCGCGATCGCGGATCACCTCCCCGCAAAAATGAATCACCATTCATTTTTCTTTCATTGTACGATGCGCCCTCCCGCCTGTCAACCGGTCGGTTGAGGCGAACAACAAAAAAATATCCCCCTCCAGACAGGCGTCTGGAAAAAGGGGATGACAATTCCGAAACGGTCTAGATCAGGATCGCGGCCAATCCGGTGACGATCCCAAACGCAATCACCATTCCGGTGACAAACCAGAGAACTTTCGCCGGGAACACTTTCCGCACCATAATCAGCGACGGCAGGCTGATGGCCGGCAAGGTCATCATCAGCGCGGCCGCCGGACCGGCTCCCAATCCGTATGACATCATCGTTTTGGCGATTGGAATTTCGGCTGCGGTCGGAATCACGAACAAGGTTCCGGTAATCGCCAGAAACACGATCGCCCATAAACTGTTCCCCCAATCCGGGTTGACGGCCGGGAACAGCCACGCCCGGGCGGCACCGAGCAGCAGCACGGTGATCAGGTAGACAGGTGTTACCGACCAGAACAGCGACCACAGCGATTTGCCCCAGCGAACCGCCAGTGATCCGGATTGCGCCGTGACTGCAGTCTGCTCCGGCAGTTCGAGCGTCTCCGCCTGTACTTCCTCTTCTTTCACGAATCGGTTGGCAAAATACGCCACGCCAAACACCAGCAGCAGTCCAAACACGATGCGCAGTACGGCAAACTTCCAGCTGAGAACGAATCCCATAAAGATGATCGTCGCCGGGTTCAAAACCGGATTGCCCAGCCAGAATGCCAAAGCGGCACCGACAGAAGCAAACCGTTTCCGCAGGCCCACGGCTACCGGTGCAGCACAGCAGGAACACATCATACCGGGCAGCGAAGCCACCCCGGCAATCGCGGTGCTTCGGAAAGAGCGGCTGCCAAGCGCACGGATCAGCCAGTCGCGGGGAATCAGCACCTGTACCAGAGACCCCAACACGATCCCCAGAACGGCCGCTTTCCAAACGGCAAGAAAATAGGTCTTCGCATATTCCCAAGCCGTCTGGATCGACGGTTCCGGTGCAGCATTTGCCCCGCCGCTGAGGATCGATTTTCCGATATCGTGTTTCGTGGCAGCGATAAACGCTTTCTCGTAGTAAG includes:
- a CDS encoding permease produces the protein MQPNLTTSSNQSLKPAKAIGLALLFFVVAAAGLYYVKWSPYYEKAFIAATKHDIGKSILSGGANAAPEPSIQTAWEYAKTYFLAVWKAAVLGIVLGSLVQVLIPRDWLIRALGSRSFRSTAIAGVASLPGMMCSCCAAPVAVGLRKRFASVGAALAFWLGNPVLNPATIIFMGFVLSWKFAVLRIVFGLLLVFGVAYFANRFVKEEEVQAETLELPEQTAVTAQSGSLAVRWGKSLWSLFWSVTPVYLITVLLLGAARAWLFPAVNPDWGNSLWAIVFLAITGTLFVIPTAAEIPIAKTMMSYGLGAGPAAALMMTLPAISLPSLIMVRKVFPAKVLWFVTGMVIAFGIVTGLAAILI